The Zygosaccharomyces rouxii strain CBS732 chromosome G complete sequence genome contains a region encoding:
- the MNL1 gene encoding alpha-1,2-mannosidase MNL1 (similar to uniprot|P38888 Saccharomyces cerevisiae YHR204W MNL1 Alpha mannosidase-like protein of the endoplasmic reticulum required for degradation of glycoproteins but not for processing of N-linked oligosaccharides), translating into MLYTLIWVWVLLPIWAQASQEHFNRNDNSKQLQFEKYSFNRFELKHYRETVKDLFHFAHENYLQKGYPYDELRPIACIPKTRNFEDPDDEITNDVLGNFSVTLVDSLTTLAVMNDRPKFAEMVKLIEDTFPNKFNIDSTVQVFETTIRIVGGLISAHLYATDPSKKVYLGEEYKGSLLQLAKDMADRLLPSYLTLTGLPVPRINLRSKFDPISVESVSENNVAAMVSPIFEFTMLSYLTLDSKYADVTRYAMNKTWALRTELQLLPMSFNPQSGQCYTPISGVGASIDSFYEYALKGAILFDDDGLLKIWQDAYNSLNTNSRADWFYTNVQSTTGQLQTLWIDSLSAFFPGLQVLAGDVEDAILKHMLTLKLWNTFGGVPERWDFQTLAAFEKKKEFTPEDIKSFVPLEWYPLRPEFVESTYFLYRATRDPFYLNVGVAILESLQTRFKHECGFGGFQDVTTGEPQDRMETFILSETLKYLYLLFDVDNELHSTRDNVVFSTEAHPMWLTPKMINNYEQNKYFNDTVYREHLRACRKRDRKSALHENERTFMGGKLLRFAKSLFTADQEPTKDISTHAQPEPEEQPDASKPSVYEQMCFPVDFAAPHTDKPQWLHSHLLSHFDRLFEIDRRYNSTLIRPKHMQNVVPMELQRGFYEKWAHDKFAHSRPMPSTEALEIVLDLPGECQLIRLPDGSIHRETLGGRNKIRLEKIEPGKIDVYGRILDPQLFVSARCKDVFKSTCDKIDRLYTPSLLYRATVLNGINLPADANLTINRKTVFKTQREENTFRDLFGQNSYNQLMLECTPIINMLMQ; encoded by the coding sequence ATGCTTTATACGCTAATATGGGTTTGGGTCTTACTGCCGATCTGGGCACAGGCATCACAAGAACATTTCAATCgtaatgataatagtaAACAACTCCagtttgaaaaatactCTTTTAATAGATTTGAATTGAAGCATTACAGAGAGACAGTAAAGGATTTGTTCCATTTTGCTCACGAAAATTATTTACAAAAGGGTTATCCGTATGATGAATTGAGACCCATTGCATGCATCCCCAAGACAAGGAATTTCGAGGAtcctgatgatgaaattaccAATGATGTTTTGGGAAATTTCTCTGTTACTTTGGTGGATTCTTTAACGACTTTGGCTGTTATGAATGATCGTCCTAAGTTTGCAGAGATGGTTAAGTTGATTGAAGATACATTTCCCAATAAATTCAATATCGATTCTACCGTACAAGTATTTGAAACTACAATTAGAATAGTTGGTGGCCTCATATCAGCTCATTTGTACGCTACAGATCCTTCTAAAAAAGTGTATTTGGGCGAAGAATATAAGGGCTCACTTTTACAACTTGCTAAAGATATGGCAGATCGGTTATTACCTTCTTATCTGACTTTAACGGGGTTACCAGTGCCGCGAATCAATTTAAGAAGTAAGTTTGACCCGATAAGCGTGGAATCAGTTTCTGAAAATAATGTAGCAGCTATGGTATCaccaatctttgaatttacCATGCTCTCGTATTTGACGCTGGATTCTAAATATGCAGATGTCACCAGATATGCAATGAACAAGACCTGGGCGCTAAGAACCGAGCTACAACTGCTGCCGATGTCTTTCAACCCACAATCGGGTCAGTGCTATACCCCAATTTCAGGTGTCGGTGCCTCTATAGATTCATTTTACGAATACGCACTAAAGGGAGCGATTctatttgatgatgatgggTTGCTAAAGATTTGGCAAGATGCATACAATTCCTTAAACACGAATTCAAGAGCTGATTGGTTTTACACAAACGTACAATCTACTACTGGTCAATTACAAACACTTTGGATAGATTCCTTAAGTGCATTTTTCCCAGGGTTACAAGTTCTCGCAGGTGATGTGGAAGATGCTATCTTAAAGCATATGCTAACGCTCAAACTGTGGAACACATTTGGTGGTGTGCCAGAAAGGTGGGACTTCCAAACTTTAGCCgcctttgaaaagaagaaagaatttacTCCTGAGGATATAAAATCATTTGTGCCCTTAGAATGGTATCCATTGCGTCCAGAATTCGTGGAATCCACATACTTCCTATACAGAGCAACGAGAGATCCTTTTTATTTGAACGTTGGTGTTGCTATCTTGGAAAGTTTACAGACGAGGTTTAAACACGAATGTGGATTTGGCGGGTTCCAGGATGTAACAACGGGAGAGCCACAAGACCGTATGGAAACTTTCATATTAAGTGAAACTCTCAAGTATCTGTACCTCTTATTTGATGTGGATAACGAATTGCACAGCACGAGAGATAATGTCGTCTTCAGCACAGAGGCTCATCCAATGTGGCTTACCCCCAAGATGATAAACAACTACGAGCAGAACAAGTATTTCAACGATACGGTTTACAGAGAACATCTAAGAGCATGTCGTAAACGTGATAGAAAATCTGCGCTTCATGAGAATGAAAGAACCTTTATGGGGGGTAAACTGCTAAGATTTGCCAAATCCCTCTTTACTGCTGACCAAGAACCTACAAAGGATATTAGCACACATGCCCAACCTGAACCTGAAGAACAACCGGACGCCAGCAAGCCTTCTGTGTATGAGCAAATGTGCTTCCCCGTGGATTTCGCTGCTCCCCACACCGATAAACCTCAGTGGTTACATTCTCACTTATTAAGCCATTTCGATagattatttgaaatcgACCGTCGCTACAATTCAACTCTAATAAGACCCAAGCACATGCAAAACGTGGTGCCAATGGAACTACAGCGAGGGTTTTATGAAAAATGGGCTCATGATAAATTTGCTCACAGTAGACCTATGCCGTCAACGGAAGCCCTAGAGATCGTACTTGATCTACCGGGCGAGTGTCAGTTAATCAGATTACCAGATGGTAGCATCCACAGAGAAACTTTGGGAGGTCGTAATAAGATCCGTCTCGAGAAGATTGAACCTGGGAAAATAGACGTCTACGGACGTATTCTCGATCCACAGCTTTTCGTGAGTGCAAGGTGCAAAGACGTTTTTAAATCAACGTGTGACAAAATTGATAGATTGTACACACCATCTCTTCTGTACAGAGCCACAGTGCTCAACGGAATAAATCTACCTGCGGATGCAAATTTGACCATTAACCGGAAAACGGTCTTCAAGActcaaagagaagagaataCTTTCCGCGATTTGTTTGGTCAAAACAGCTATAACCAGTTAATGCTCGAGTGTACCCCCATCATCAACATGCTAATGCAGTGA
- the RPS4B gene encoding 40S ribosomal protein eS4 (highly similar to uniprot|P05753 Saccharomyces cerevisiae YJR145C RPS4A or to YHR203C uniprot|P05753 Saccharomyces cerevisiae YHR203C RPS4B) → MARGPKKHLKRLAAPHHWLLDKLSGTYAPRPSQGPHKLRESLPLVVFLRNRLKYALNTREVKAIMMQRHVKVDGKVRTDSTFPAGFMDVISLDATNENFRLVYDVKGRFAVHRITDEEASYKLGKVKKVQLGKKGIPYVVTHDGRTIRFPDPNVKVNDTVKIDLASGKIQDYIKFDTGKLVYVTGGRNLGRIGTIVHKERHDGGFDLVHIKDSLDNTFVTRLNNVFVIGEPGKPYISLPKGKGIKLSITEERDRRRAQNGL, encoded by the coding sequence ATGGCTAGAGGACCAAAGAAGCACCTTAAGAGACTAGCAGCTCCACACCACTGGTTGTTGGACAAATTGTCTGGTACCTATGCTCCAAGACCATCCCAAGGTCCTCACAAGTTGAGAGAATCTTTGCCATTGGTCGTGTTTTTGAGAAACAGATTAAAGTATGCTTTGAACACTCGTGAAGTTAAGGCTATTATGATGCAACGTCACGTTAAGGTTGATGGTAAGGTCAGAACTGATTCTACTTTCCCAGCTGGTTTCATGGATGTCATCTCTCTAGATGCCACCAACGAAAACTTCAGATTGGTTTACGATGTTAAAGGTAGATTCGCTGTTCACCGTATCACCGATGAAGAAGCTTCTTACAAGTTGGGTAAGGTTAAGAAGGTCCAATTGGGTAAGAAGGGTATCCCATACGTCGTTACCCACGACGGTAGAACCATCAGATTCCCAGACCCAAATGTCAAGGTTAACGACACTGTCAAGATCGATTTGGCCTCTGGTAAGATCCAAGACTACATCAAGTTCGACACTGGTAAGTTAGTTTACGTTACCGGTGGTCGTAACTTGGGTCGTATCGGTACTATCGTTCACAAGGAAAGACACGATGGTGGTTTCGACTTGGTCCACATCAAGGACTCCTTGGACAACACTTTCGTCACCAGACTAAACAACGTTTTCGTCATTGGTGAACCTGGTAAGCCTTACATCTCTTTGCCAAAGGGTAAGGGTATCAAGTTGTCTATCACTGAAGAGCGTGACAGAAGAAGAGCTCAAAACGGTTTGTAA
- the SMN1 gene encoding Smn1p (similar to uniprot|P38887 Saccharomyces cerevisiae YHR202W Hypothetical ORF) has translation MLVKTVCTVLAASHLVASWSVQHLFEQELPLHEKPSPQIRDLETGQLNFLHTTDTHGWLGSHLLQSVYDADWGDFISFASYFRHRRLQKDQDLIIVDTGDKHDGNGLSDATSPNGIETTKIFNEQDYDLLTLGNHELYTPDNTLLEYYATVLSPKFRDNYVSSNVEFVKKDGTRVPFGNKYRAFRTEKNGLRILALSFLFDFKRFNERAVVTPALEEIKQPWFHELTKEKYPEGSVDLVLVFGHMPVTDIANREINKLHEQLRQLYPNTIIQYFGGHSHIRDFVELDSKSTGIQSGRFAETLGFLSIDYVNSDSPHFFRSYLDFSKKSFAHHLKLDQSPTTDKGIRVSNLTKALRQKLNLDAQLGYVPHTYYMSSKPMDSDENLYHLLTTEVLPRLHSKATNDSVSRFILMNTGAVRYDLHEGPFTLDTEFIVLPFSNDWLYLELPLRVASHIAEYLNKGPVIASLNPPHIAAAAAMAAAEMDTSAVRRTLKRKRCPRTDQPFLTPGLTTSDDYGCDGDDTPHNTLDEFPIPNVVQSEELVSEDPDSLVHFVFYSFLKPYVLEAVSALTEEGLYQDLHCKHYGGESTKKLLEEFIKDTSR, from the coding sequence ATGTTAGTCAAGACAGTTTGCACTGTCCTAGCTGCTTCTCACTTGGTAGCATCTTGGTCGGTACAACATCTTTTTGAACAGGAACTACCGTTACATGAGAAACCAAGTCCACAAATTCGAGATTTAGAGACAGGCCAGTTGAATTTCTTACATACTACTGATACACATGGCTGGCTTGGATCACATCTTTTGCAATCTGTGTATGATGCAGATTGGGGGGATTTTATAAGTTTTGCCTCCTACTTTAGACACAGACGCTTACAAAAAGACCAAGATTTAATTATAGTAGATACTGGTGATAAGCACGATGGTAATGGATTGAGTGACGCTACTAGTCCCAATGGTATCGAAACTACCAAAATCTTCAACGAGCAAGATTATGATTTATTGACTTTGGGCAATCACGAACTTTACACTCCTGACAATACGCTATTGGAATATTACGCTACAGTTCTTTCACCTAAATTTAGGGATAATTACGTCTCCAGTAATGTAGAATTTGTGAAAAAGGATGGCACTAGGGTACCATTTGGTAACAAATACAGGGCTTTTCGTACTGAAAAGAATGGTCTTAGAATCCTAGCACTTTCGtttttatttgatttcaaaaggtttaACGAGAGAGCAGTAGTAACACCTgcattggaagaaatcaaaCAGCCGTGGTTTCATGAGCTAACAAAGGAGAAGTATCCTGAAGGTTCAGTGGATTTAGTACTGGTATTTGGTCACATGCCAGTAACAGATATCGCCAACCGAGAAATCAATAAGTTACATGAACAATTAAGACAATTATATCCGAATACAATCATACAATACTTTGGTGGTCATTCTCACATTAGAGATTTTGTGGAGCTAGATTCAAAATCTACTGGTATACAAAGTGGAAGATTTGCGGAAACTTTGGGGTTCCTGTCGATCGATTATGTTAACAGTGATTCTCCTCATTTCTTTAGAAGCTATTTGGATTTTAgtaaaaaatcttttgcTCATCATTTGAAGTTGGATCAATCACCCACTACCGATAAGGGAATCCGCGTCTCTAATTTAACTAAGGCCTTGAGACAAAAATTAAATCTTGATGCACAACTGGGTTATGTGCCTCATACGTACTACATGTCATCGAAGCCAATggattctgatgaaaatttgtaCCATTTGTTGACAACTGAAGTCTTACCAAGGTTACATTCCAAAGCCACCAATGATTCGGTAAGCCGGTTTATCCTCATGAACACGGGCGCTGTCAGATACGATTTACATGAGGGTCCCTTTACACTGGATACGGAGTTTATCGTTTTGCCATTCTCTAATGACTGGCTCTATCTAGAGCTACCACTAAGAGTGGCTTCGCATATTGCTGAGTATTTGAACAAAGGACCAGTAATTGCATCCTTGAATCCTCCCCATATAGCAGCAGCGGCAGCAATGGCTGCTGCAGAAATGGACACTTCGGCGGTTAGACGGACtttaaagagaaagagatgTCCCAGAACTGACCAACCATTTTTGACTCCAGGACTTACTACGTCTGACGATTACGGTTGTGATGGGGATGATACGCCTCACAACACACTTGAtgaatttccaattccCAACGTTGTACAGAGCGAAGAACTAGTCTCTGAAGATCCTGATAGTCTTGTTCACTTTGTATTTTACAGTTTCCTAAAACCTTACGTCTTGGAAGCTGTTAGTGCACTGACAGAAGAAGGTTTGTATCAAGATTTACATTGTAAGCATTACGGAGGTGAGTCAACAAAGAAACTGCTGGAGGAATTCATCAAGGATACGTCAAGATAG
- the CDC14 gene encoding phosphoprotein phosphatase CDC14 (highly similar to uniprot|Q00684 Saccharomyces cerevisiae YFR028C CDC14 Protein phosphatase required for mitotic exit located in the nucleolus until liberated by the FEAR and Mitotic Exit Network in anaphase enabling it to act on key substrates to effect a decrease in CDK/B-cyclin activity and mitotic exit), protein MRRSLYLDNTIEFLRGRVYLGAYDYTPEDTDELVFFTVEDTIFYNSFHLDFGPMNIGHLYRFAVIFHEILNDPDNTNKAVVFYSSTSTRQRANSACMLCCYMVLVQGWTPHQVLQPLAQVDPPFMPFRDAGYSNADFEITIQDVVYGVWRAKERGLIDLHSFNLENYERYEHVENGDLNVLTPDFIAFASPQEDSRLINSNTVSSKSHLNQAFRSVLKFFANNNIQLVVRLNSPLYNKKHFEDVGIQHLDMIFEDGTCPDLSIVQNFVGAAETIIKGGGKIAVHCKAGLGRTGCLIGAHLIYTHGFTANECIGFLRFMRPGMVVGPQQHWLYLHQNDFREWKYTMRLSLVPNDIIGNLYPLVSFDKYRSQKRRLKDERRHRVYRDGDENEAKDLAMTPPSPKKIPTNFGAAAVPQNSPGQPRKGQNGTNTIEELQRAKAKRLGTRHAQAIADNNSDDDMMQQDDTTSANSKVLNDVDKSAQFEDGDEDALLRQLLPKNKRISSGRRTASATGGVRKISGTSKKL, encoded by the coding sequence ATGAGGAGGAGTTTATATTTGGATAATACGATCGAATTTCTAAGAGGTAGAGTTTATCTAGGTGCCTATGATTATACACCAGAGGATACAGATGAGCTCGTTTTCTTCACAGTAGAAGATACGATTTTTTACAACAGTTTCCACCTAGACTTTGGGCCCATGAATATTGGTCATTTATACAGATTTGCTGTTATATTccatgaaattttgaatgatCCCGATAATACGAATAAAGCGGTTGTTTTCTATTCTTCGACTTCAACGAGACAAAGGGCGAACTCAGCATGTATGCTATGTTGTTATATGGTTTTAGTTCAGGGATGGACACCACATCAAGTTTTACAACCGCTAGCACAAGTGGATCCGCCATTCATGCCATTCAGAGATGCAGGTTATTCAAATGCcgattttgaaattaccaTTCAAGATGTAGTTTATGGAGTCTGGAGAGCAAAGGAAAGAGGTTTAATTGATTTGCATTCATTtaatttagaaaattatGAAAGGTATGAACATGTGgaaaatggtgatttaAACGTTTTAACCCCGGATTTTATTGCATTTGCATCCCCACAAGAAGATTCAAGGCTTATAAACAGTAATACTGTGTCATCCAAATCTCATTTAAATCAGGCATTTCGTAGCgttctgaaattttttgcCAATAATAACATTCAATTGGTGGTTAGGCTCAATTCTCCCCTGTACAATAAGAAGCATTTCGAGGATGTGGGGATACAACATTTAGATATGATTTTTGAGGACGGAACTTGCCCGGACCTTTCCATTGTACAAAATTTTGTTGGTGCTGCAGAGACAATTATTAAAGGTGGAGGTAAAATAGCAGTACATTGTAAAGCTGGATTAGGCAGAACCGGATGTCTGATAGGTGCACATTTGATTTATACCCATGGATTTACCGCTAACGAATGTATTGGATTCTTAAGGTTTATGAGACCAGGGATGGTTGTAGGACCTCAACAGCATTGGCTCTATTTACACCAAAATGATTTCAGAGAATGGAAATACACAATGAGATTATCATTAGTACCTAATGATATAATCGGTAACCTTTACCCTCTGGTTAGTTTCGACAAGTATCGTTCGCAAAAAAGAAGACTTAAGGATGAAAGAAGGCATAGAGTCTATAGAGATGGGGATGAGAATGAAGCAAAGGATTTGGCAATGACACCACCGAGTCCCAAAAAGATTCCTACAAACTTTGGGGCAGCAGCGGTTCCTCAGAATTCGCCAGGTCAACCAAGAAAGGGTCAAAACGGAACTAATACCATTGAAGAGCTTCAAAGGGCGAAAGCTAAGAGATTGGGTACACGTCATGCACAAGCTATTGCCGATAACaattctgatgatgatatgaTGCAACAGGACGATACCACCAGCGCCAATAGTAAGGTGCTCAACGATGTGGATAAATCTGCACAATTcgaagatggtgatgagGATGCACTTCTCAGACAGCTACTACCTAAAAACAAGCGTATCAGTTCTGGTAGAAGGACTGCAAGTGCCACCGGTGGTGTACGTAAGATCAGTGGTACTTCGAAAAAACTATAG
- the ECO1 gene encoding Eco1p (similar to uniprot|P43605 Saccharomyces cerevisiae YFR027W ECO1 Acetyltransferase required for the establishment of sister chromatid cohesion during DNA replication but not for its maintenance during G2 and M phases also required for postreplicative double-strand break repair interacts with Chl1p): MAVKSSKKNGGKKLLQSRLQIGPTTNLTKCTKCGMTYSPSVIDDTTTHKNYHEMHLKGKKWPATWGLGISLPSSDGSTALTPPSSSSKRGISNTKAERIVMVRSDHQPEVRTTLHILDIVNDELHAPHNENEFWCRPNSNGKAFLYVKEDRAVGVITVELLKPERCRWMIYEDRSIVDGVEPRFILGVSRIWVCRTQRNKGIATKLLEAARSNTIYGKTIEKWAMAWSQPTDSGGKLASHYNGVRHKSGKLLIPCYI, translated from the coding sequence ATGGCTGTCAAAAGTTCGAAgaaaaatggtggtaagaaacttcttcaatctCGTTTGCAAATAGGTCCAACAACCAATCTAACCAAATGCACAAAATGCGGTATGACTTATTCACCATCGGTTATAGATGATACAACCACTCATAAGAATTACCATGAAATGCATCTAAAGGGTAAAAAATGGCCAGCTACTTGGGGGTTAGGAATATCGTTACCGTCTTCTGATGGATCAACAGCACTTACACCTccatcatcgtcatctaAAAGGGGTATTTCAAACACTAAGGCTGAGCGTATAGTTATGGTACGATCTGATCATCAGCCGGAAGTAAGGACTACTCTTCACATCCTAGATATTGTCAATGACGAATTACATGCTCCTCacaatgaaaatgaattttgGTGCCGACCCAATAGTAATGGTAAGGCTTTTCTCTACGTTAAAGAAGATAGAGCAGTTGGTGTCATAACAGTTGAATTATTGAAACCTGAGAGGTGTAGATGGATGATTTACGAGGATAGGAGCATCGTGGATGGCGTTGAACCTCGTTTTATTTTGGGGGTTTCAAGGATATGGGTCTGTAGAACACAGAGGAATAAAGGTATAGCTACTAAACTTTTAGAAGCCGCTAGATCTAATACTATATATGGTAAGACAATAGAAAAATGGGCAATGGCATGGAGTCAACCTACTGACAGTGGAGGAAAACTGGCATCTCATTACAATGGCGTGAGACACAAATCTGGTAAACTTTTAATACCATGTTACATCtaa
- the HIS2 gene encoding histidinol-phosphatase (similar to uniprot|P38635 Saccharomyces cerevisiae YFR025C HIS2 Histidinolphosphatase catalyzes the eighth step in histidine biosynthesis mutations cause histidine auxotrophy and sensitivity to Cu Co and Ni salts transcription is regulated by general amino acid control), giving the protein MHSHHSHSGDYVAHGVDPLEDVTSKAIEKKFHTYCLTEHMPRINAKFLYPEEQEGSIQQDAAVQRLQENFLNFLRHAKAIQDRPNASNTKFIVGTEIEGCDEEHISYGKQLMAQHNDVVKFCVGSVHHIRDIPIDFDQQCWNQALMACNNNLQTMLLSYFNLQYKMLTVLKPLVVGHFDIYKLYLPPTLRINPKTGDVSDESTAVPVSQVQPIHFWDSVHKAVVRNLQFIESYGGLIEINTSALRKKLAEPYPGRDICELVKTYCGGRFVLSDDAHAVTQVGVCYEQALKYITETLQLTQMYYLELNAQGDLSSKTLPIEQFKSNAFWGSNHL; this is encoded by the coding sequence ATGCATTCGCATCATTCACATTCTGGAGATTATGTGGCCCATGGTGTAGATCCATTGGAGGATGTAACCTCTAAAGccattgaaaagaaattccatACATACTGTCTAACAGAACATATGCCCAGAATCAATGCAAAGTTTCTATACcctgaagaacaagaaggtTCAATACAACAAGATGCTGCCGTTCAAAGGCTCCAAGAAAATTTCCTCAACTTTTTAAGACATGCCAAGGCCATTCAGGACCGGCCCAATGCCAGTAACACCAAATTTATCGTAGGTActgaaattgaaggatgtgatgaagaacatATTTCCTACGGTAAACAGCTAATGGCACAACACAACGATGTGGTCAAGTTTTGCGTGGGTTCAGTGCATCACATTCGTGATATACCCATAGATTTTGATCAACAATGTTGGAATCAAGCTCTAATGGCGTGTAATAATAACCTTCAAACGATGCTTCTATCTTATTTCAATCTGCAGTATAAGATGTTGACAGTGTTAAAGCCGCTAGTCGTAGGTCATTTTGACATTTACAAACTCTATTTACCTCCAACTTTGAGAATTAACCCCAAAACTGGTGATGTGAGTGATGAGTCTACCGCTGTACCGGTTTCCCAAGTACAACCGATTCACTTTTGGGATTCAGTTCACAAGGCTGTTGTTAGAAACCTACAATTTATCGAGTCTTATGGAGGTCTCATCGAAATTAACACCTCAGCATTACGCAAGAAGTTGGCTGAACCTTACCCCGGTAGAGATATTTGTGAGTTGGTCAAGACCTACTGTGGTGGTAGATTTGTTCTAAGTGATGATGCACATGCAGTGACACAAGTAGGTGTTTGTTATGAACAAGCATTGAAATATATCACGGAAACTCTACAATTGACTCAAATGTATTATTTAGAATTAAACGCGCAGGGTGATCTTTCAAGCAAGACGCTCccaattgaacaatttaaGTCTAATGCATTTTGGGGAAGTAACCACTTGTAA